From the genome of Vigna angularis cultivar LongXiaoDou No.4 chromosome 11, ASM1680809v1, whole genome shotgun sequence, one region includes:
- the LOC108333317 gene encoding uncharacterized protein LOC108333317: MAANVRRATYRFLPAVDRDSLSDSTFEFDESDLYTSANANSSEFCKSVRSSRFHSNSSATVGRVGASGSLPVNVPDWSKILGNEYGQNRRRNYDYEETQSDEEEGGGRVPPHEFLAKTRIASLSVHEGVGRTLKGRDLSRVRNAIWAKTGFQD, encoded by the coding sequence ATGGCCGCCAACGTTCGCAGAGCTACTTATCGTTTCCTCCCTGCCGTAGACAGAGATTCACTCTCCGATTCCACCTTTGAATTCGATGAATCTGATCTCTACACCTCTGCAAACGCTAACTCTTCGGAATTCTGCAAATCTGTACGCTCCTCCAGATTCCACAGTAACTCCTCTGCTACCGTCGGCCGTGTCGGTGCTTCGGGATCGCTTCCGGTGAACGTGCCGGACTGGTCGAAGATCCTCGGCAACGAGTACGGACAGAACCGGAGGAGGAACTATGACTATGAAGAAACTCAAAGCGATGAGGAGGAAGGAGGAGGGAGAGTGCCTCCGCACGAGTTTCTGGCGAAAACGAGAATCGCTTCCTTGTCAGTGCACGAAGGAGTTGGGAGAACGCTCAAAGGACGCGATCTTAGTAGGGTTCGAAACGCGATTTGGGCGAAAACGGGATTCCAAGATTAG